GCGGCATCGACGAGACCGCAGTGGGCGGGATGTCGATCGGACGCTCGTCCCCCACCGTCGGTGGTTCGACGACGGCCACGGCCGGCGGGCCGCCCGGGTCGAGGGCGATGTGAGGAGCGGAGAGGAGCATCACGGCGACGACGATCGTCGTGGTCGACGCCGCCCCCCACGCCCTCCGCCCGACGAAGTGCCGGAGGGAGGTGACCACCTCAGCGCGGACGGGCAGTGGGGCGCTTGGTGCGATCCCTGGCGATCAGGGCCAGCCCGACGCACCCGGCGGCGCCGAAGGCGACCGTGGTGTCGCCCTCACGTCCACCGGGCCCGTCGAGGGCAGCCGGTGCGCCACCGGTCCGGGGCGGGCCGGAGACGCCGGGGACACCCGGTCCGGCCGGGACGTCCGGGCCCCGGCGGGCACTGGGTCCCGACGTGGTGCTGCCCCGGTACGTGCTGTCTCCGGGGCGGGTCGTGATGCTGCCGTCGGGGGTGGTGGAACCGGGGGCCGTGGTGCCGGTGAAGGGCACGCCCGAGCTGCCGCCCGTCGTGGTCGTGGTCGTCGTGGTGGTGGTCCCGCCGTCGGTCGTGGGGGCCTCGGTGGTGGGGCCCTCGGTCGTGGTGCCCTCGGTCGTGGTGCCCTCGGTCGTGGGGGCCTCGGTGGTCGTGGTCGTCGTGGTGGTGGTCTCGTCGTCGACGCAGGCCGAGGAGGTGAAGGTGTCGTCGATGAGGGTGACGGCGGCGGTGCGGGCCAGCGCTCGCCCGTGGACGGTGGCCCCGGAGAGCACCGAGACCGAGGCGAGGGCCATGATCGTGCCCTGGAACACCGAGCTGGTGCCGAGGGTCGCCGAGCTCCCGATCTGCCAGTAGACGTTGCAGGCGTCGGCGCCGTTGATGAGCGTCATGGTGCTGCCGGTGGCGGTGGTGAGCTCGGCGGCCTGGATGATGAACACCGGGTCGGTCAGGCCTTGGCCGTCGAAGGTGAGGTTGCCGCTGTTGAGCAGGGCGCCGCCGCCGGGGCCGGCGCTGACGCCGGGGATGAGGGTGACCCCGCTGAGCTGTGCCGTGATGTCGTTGTCGACCGATCGGGTGGCAGCGTTGACGTAGGCCGTGGTCAGGGCGGCCTGGGCCGAGGCGGCGACGGCGTCGTTGGCGTAGGTCGTCCAGGGAGCGAGGACCTGGCCGGGCGGGAACCCGACGATGGCGGTCCCGGGGGAGACGCCGAGGTCGCCATCCAGCGTGGTCGGACCGACGTTGGTCACGGTCTCGGCTCCGAGCACGGCGAAGCTGGAGGCGACACCGAGGGGGACGGTCGGGACGACGGCGGCGCTGGCCGTCCCAGCCGGGGTGAGGAGAGCGATGGCGGCGGCGACGAACGCCAGCACCGTGGCCCTCACGCGCCAGCGTCGCACGGTGAGGCCGGCGAGGATGACGACGGCGATGACGAGGGTTCCCACGATGAACATCGGGGCCTTCCTGCGGCCGGAGCCGAGGCGACACCGGACGGCGTCGCCGGTCCGGTAACGATCCTCCATCGGCCGAACATCCGTTCCGATGAGGGTTCGGCACGAGATCCCCCCGACGTCCCCGGCTTCGGTGCGCAGGTTCAGTCGGCGCGTCTCGGCCCGGCGGGCGAACCCTCGACCGTGTCGGTCGGTGACCGATGGCCCGTGTAGCGTCGGAGGGAGAGGTCGTGACTGGCGTCGTGAGGTGGATGCAACCACCGGGGAGCGACCTCGCAGCCGTGCCGAACGCCTGGGCCGTTCCACCAAAGGGAGCACCCCATGGCCGCTGGCACCTTGTTGAGCACCTACCTGGCGAGGTTCGACATCCCGACCGAGGCGATCTCGCCCGAGACGGTCGCCTTCGCCGTGGCCCTGGACGCGGTGGCGGCGGTCGAGCCAGCGGTGGCTGATGCGATGGTGCGCGAGCTGGCCGATGAACGACGCCACCTCAAGTTGATCGCCAGCGAGAACTTCGCCAGCCCGGCGGTGCTGTTGGC
This DNA window, taken from Acidimicrobiales bacterium, encodes the following:
- a CDS encoding ice-binding family protein gives rise to the protein MFIVGTLVIAVVILAGLTVRRWRVRATVLAFVAAAIALLTPAGTASAAVVPTVPLGVASSFAVLGAETVTNVGPTTLDGDLGVSPGTAIVGFPPGQVLAPWTTYANDAVAASAQAALTTAYVNAATRSVDNDITAQLSGVTLIPGVSAGPGGGALLNSGNLTFDGQGLTDPVFIIQAAELTTATGSTMTLINGADACNVYWQIGSSATLGTSSVFQGTIMALASVSVLSGATVHGRALARTAAVTLIDDTFTSSACVDDETTTTTTTTTEAPTTEGTTTEGTTTEGPTTEAPTTDGGTTTTTTTTTTGGSSGVPFTGTTAPGSTTPDGSITTRPGDSTYRGSTTSGPSARRGPDVPAGPGVPGVSGPPRTGGAPAALDGPGGREGDTTVAFGAAGCVGLALIARDRTKRPTARPR